From Salinirubellus salinus, the proteins below share one genomic window:
- a CDS encoding ABC transporter ATP-binding protein, producing the protein MVELFATYGRPHLPLFVVGTLASLVSRTVGLVPPLVLGVTIDALLTGNATYRLPLVPAAWLPTTELGQFQLSAGLILASFVLAVVFTWTQGVSMALFSNRVQHAVRVSAYTAMQRLDMAFFDDKQTGQVMSILNNDVRNLRSFLDSTVGGAIQLVVTILGIAGVLFWLNAQLAVVTLVAVPLLAGFTVWFAREIRTRYRALREAVGELNTRLENNLSGIEVIKAAATEPYEEARVAEASEDYLERSLSVVRLDYFYNPTMDLLAGLSFAATFAVGGYWLLVGAPPFFSGTLLVGEFVTFLFLTQRFVDPLAGIGRIVNSYENARASGERVFGLAHRPVSVAERAAPVALDPVEGHLAFEDVTFGYRPEEPVVRGVSFEATPGETVALVGPTGAGKSTLAKLVLRLYDTDTGAVRVDGVDVRDASLADLRRAVGYVSQDVYLFDGTVRENLVYGAFDVTEDEMLAAARDAEVDSFARDLPDGYDTRIGERGVKLSGGQRQRISIARAMLQDPRILVLDEATSAVDTETERAIQRALARLSEGRTTLVVAHRLSTVRDADTILVLEDGRVTERGSHDDLLAEGGKYAALWAVQADAAVDFDALLADGRGE; encoded by the coding sequence ATGGTCGAACTGTTCGCCACCTACGGCCGTCCGCACCTGCCGCTGTTCGTCGTCGGCACGCTCGCCTCGCTCGTCTCCCGGACCGTCGGCCTCGTCCCGCCGCTCGTCCTCGGTGTCACCATCGACGCGCTGCTGACCGGGAACGCCACCTACCGACTGCCGCTCGTCCCCGCCGCGTGGCTCCCGACCACCGAACTCGGGCAGTTCCAGCTCTCGGCCGGCCTCATCCTCGCCTCGTTCGTGCTGGCCGTCGTCTTCACGTGGACGCAGGGGGTGTCGATGGCGCTGTTCTCGAACCGCGTCCAGCACGCGGTCCGCGTCTCGGCCTACACCGCGATGCAGCGCCTCGACATGGCGTTCTTCGACGACAAGCAGACCGGTCAGGTGATGAGCATCCTCAACAACGACGTCCGCAATCTGCGGTCGTTCCTCGACTCCACCGTGGGCGGGGCCATCCAGCTCGTCGTCACCATCCTCGGCATCGCCGGCGTGCTGTTCTGGCTGAACGCACAGCTCGCCGTGGTGACGCTCGTCGCGGTCCCGCTGCTCGCCGGGTTCACCGTCTGGTTCGCCCGCGAGATCCGGACCCGCTACCGCGCCCTGCGCGAGGCGGTGGGCGAACTCAACACGCGGCTGGAGAACAACCTCTCGGGTATCGAGGTCATCAAGGCGGCCGCCACCGAGCCCTACGAGGAGGCACGGGTCGCCGAGGCGAGCGAGGACTACCTCGAGCGCTCGCTCTCGGTCGTCCGTCTCGATTACTTCTACAACCCGACGATGGACCTGCTCGCGGGGCTCTCGTTCGCCGCGACGTTCGCCGTCGGCGGCTACTGGCTGCTCGTCGGCGCCCCGCCGTTCTTCTCCGGGACGCTGCTCGTCGGCGAGTTCGTCACCTTCCTGTTCCTGACCCAGCGGTTCGTCGACCCGCTGGCGGGCATCGGACGCATCGTCAACTCCTACGAGAACGCCCGCGCGTCGGGCGAGCGGGTGTTCGGACTGGCACACCGACCCGTCTCGGTGGCCGAGCGCGCAGCCCCCGTCGCGCTCGACCCGGTCGAGGGGCACCTCGCCTTCGAGGACGTGACGTTCGGCTACCGCCCCGAGGAGCCGGTCGTCCGGGGCGTCTCGTTCGAGGCGACCCCGGGCGAGACCGTCGCCCTCGTCGGCCCGACGGGAGCCGGGAAGTCGACGCTCGCCAAACTCGTGTTGCGGCTCTACGACACCGACACGGGGGCGGTCCGGGTCGACGGCGTGGACGTGCGCGACGCCTCGCTCGCCGACCTGCGCCGGGCCGTCGGCTACGTCTCGCAGGACGTCTACCTGTTCGACGGCACCGTCCGCGAGAACCTCGTCTACGGTGCGTTCGACGTCACCGAGGACGAGATGCTGGCGGCGGCCCGCGACGCCGAGGTCGATAGCTTCGCCCGGGACCTGCCCGACGGCTACGACACCCGCATCGGCGAGCGGGGCGTCAAGCTCTCCGGGGGCCAGCGCCAGCGCATCTCCATCGCCCGCGCGATGCTGCAGGACCCGCGTATCCTCGTGCTGGACGAGGCGACGAGCGCGGTCGACACGGAGACCGAGCGGGCCATCCAGCGGGCGCTCGCCCGCCTGAGCGAGGGCCGGACCACGCTCGTCGTCGCCCACCGGCTCTCGACGGTCCGGGACGCCGACACCATCCTCGTGCTGGAGGACGGCCGGGTGACCGAGCGCGGGAGCCACGACGACCTGCTGGCCGAGGGCGGGAAGTACGCCGCGCTCTGGGCGGTGCAGGCCGACGCCGCCGTCGACTTCGACGCCCTGCTCGCTGACGGCCGCGGCGAGTGA
- a CDS encoding DUF6069 family protein, whose amino-acid sequence MASTVQTPTERSTDLTTERYPVPQNAMALARRATLGTAVAIVAALLVRAVVLAVDLDLGLPTVGQSPFAVGPIVAFSLFAGVGATVVYAALIRLTERPVRNFGIAAVAVFALLLLPMATVQGVTTTGLAVLFVLHVVVAAALVAFLVGAVRL is encoded by the coding sequence ATGGCTAGCACAGTCCAGACGCCGACCGAACGGTCGACCGACCTGACGACGGAACGGTACCCCGTCCCGCAGAACGCGATGGCACTCGCCCGTCGCGCGACGCTCGGCACCGCCGTCGCCATCGTGGCCGCGCTGCTCGTCCGGGCCGTCGTCCTCGCCGTCGACCTCGACCTCGGCCTCCCGACCGTCGGGCAGAGCCCGTTCGCGGTCGGACCCATCGTGGCGTTCAGCCTCTTCGCCGGCGTCGGCGCCACCGTCGTCTACGCCGCGCTGATACGCCTGACCGAGCGGCCGGTGCGGAACTTCGGCATCGCGGCCGTGGCGGTGTTCGCGCTCCTGCTCCTGCCGATGGCGACGGTGCAGGGCGTGACCACGACCGGACTCGCGGTGCTGTTCGTCCTCCACGTCGTGGTGGCCGCCGCGCTGGTGGCGTTCCTCGTCGGCGCCGTCAGGCTGTAA